In Chryseobacterium turcicum, a single window of DNA contains:
- the asnB gene encoding asparagine synthase (glutamine-hydrolyzing), whose amino-acid sequence MCGICGYYSFRKEISSKNILEMNNAIRHRGPDDEGFWISDGFYGKSFSGNDSIAKIKEIFPVLNEPSSKIALGFRRLSIVDLSEKGHQPMLSDDEKLTITFNGEIYNFKKIRKELEGLGFRFNSNSDTEVILKSYEEWGAEMFSKFDGMFAIALIDLNKQKIILARDRVGLKPLFYFKNNNALVWASEIKSLLKNEYIRPEINWNGVYTNFLFQTTLAPETCFQNIFSLEPASFLVLDLNDFSTSKQSYWNFPIQRNENITEQEAVAKVDELLSESVKEQLFADVPITSMMSGGIDSTLITAKAKPFKNDINAFTISYQFSESEVKNASLMAEKIDIQHEVKKVSDEEILNQLKENIQHFEEPYSSLEVLMNAAEFAKNEGFKVVLSGNGADELFAGYSHSLKLNKWLSMRKFNAVRHFIFTNDDFSRKVKNYFSQDDMLDFFRQSQVGMKPFEAKNVFSKDVFNFIQTNLKSKKLSESKDYQGLFEYDMKYSLSSHHVFRDDLSAMKYGVEFRYPYLSNDLIDYVSSLPEKLRYNGIQNKPLLRKVAEKYLPSEILKMPKRGFSFPLAHFIKTEPKVRAFIIENLNNLKKRNFVNAEVIDEWWNHQKSEYDCVKIWQLVTFELWYQKYFENH is encoded by the coding sequence ATGTGTGGAATCTGCGGTTATTATTCATTCAGGAAAGAAATTTCGTCTAAAAATATTTTAGAGATGAATAATGCAATTCGCCATCGCGGTCCGGATGATGAAGGGTTTTGGATTTCTGATGGTTTTTATGGTAAATCTTTCTCCGGCAACGATTCGATCGCAAAAATAAAAGAAATTTTTCCCGTATTAAACGAACCTTCTTCGAAAATTGCTTTAGGTTTTCGTAGACTTTCAATTGTAGATTTGTCTGAAAAAGGGCATCAACCGATGCTTTCAGATGATGAAAAATTGACAATTACCTTCAATGGTGAGATTTATAATTTTAAAAAAATACGGAAAGAGCTTGAAGGTTTAGGTTTTCGTTTTAATAGCAATTCTGATACAGAAGTTATCCTGAAATCTTACGAAGAGTGGGGGGCTGAAATGTTTTCTAAATTCGATGGGATGTTTGCGATTGCTTTAATCGATTTAAACAAGCAAAAAATCATTTTAGCGAGAGATAGAGTGGGCTTAAAGCCGCTTTTTTATTTTAAAAATAACAATGCTTTAGTTTGGGCTTCCGAAATAAAATCGCTTTTGAAAAATGAATACATCAGACCGGAAATTAATTGGAATGGAGTGTACACGAATTTCCTTTTTCAAACTACTTTGGCTCCGGAGACGTGTTTTCAGAATATATTTTCGTTAGAACCCGCTTCTTTTTTAGTTTTAGATTTAAATGATTTCTCAACTTCAAAACAATCGTATTGGAATTTTCCTATTCAAAGAAATGAAAATATTACCGAACAAGAAGCCGTTGCAAAAGTAGATGAATTACTTTCTGAAAGTGTGAAAGAGCAACTTTTTGCCGATGTTCCGATAACAAGTATGATGAGTGGCGGAATAGATTCTACGCTGATTACGGCGAAAGCCAAACCGTTTAAAAATGATATCAACGCGTTCACCATTTCTTATCAGTTTTCGGAAAGTGAAGTGAAAAATGCTTCTTTAATGGCTGAAAAAATTGACATTCAGCATGAGGTGAAAAAAGTTTCTGATGAAGAGATTTTAAACCAATTAAAAGAAAATATTCAACATTTTGAAGAGCCTTACAGCAGTCTTGAGGTATTGATGAATGCTGCTGAATTTGCGAAAAATGAAGGTTTTAAAGTTGTTTTAAGCGGAAATGGTGCTGATGAACTTTTTGCGGGATATTCACATTCTTTGAAGCTTAATAAATGGCTTTCGATGAGAAAGTTTAATGCTGTCCGTCATTTTATTTTCACCAATGATGATTTTTCAAGAAAAGTAAAAAACTATTTTTCTCAAGACGATATGCTTGATTTTTTCAGACAAAGTCAGGTCGGGATGAAGCCTTTTGAGGCTAAAAATGTGTTTTCAAAAGATGTTTTTAATTTTATTCAAACCAATTTAAAAAGCAAAAAATTATCTGAAAGCAAAGATTATCAAGGACTTTTTGAATATGATATGAAATATTCTCTGTCTTCGCATCATGTTTTCAGAGATGATTTGAGTGCGATGAAGTATGGTGTAGAATTCCGATATCCTTATTTGAGCAACGATTTGATTGATTATGTTTCTTCTTTGCCGGAAAAATTACGGTACAACGGAATTCAGAATAAGCCGCTTTTAAGAAAAGTTGCCGAAAAATATCTTCCATCAGAAATTTTAAAAATGCCAAAGCGCGGATTTTCTTTTCCATTGGCTCATTTCATTAAAACCGAACCAAAAGTAAGAGCATTTATCATTGAAAATTTGAATAACCTTAAAAAACGCAATTTTGTCAATGCTGAAGTGATTGATGAATGGTGGAATCATCAAAAAAGTGAGTATGATTGTGTAAAAATCTGGCAATTGGTTACTTTTGAGCTTTGGTATCAGAAATATTTTGAAAATCACTAA
- a CDS encoding alpha/beta hydrolase fold domain-containing protein encodes MKLRISFLCIILSQFFISQQGKIINNQSTAFEVSNQDDTIEFIVYDTKLDHKKPVFLWCQGSLPYPIYVNSKEEGLWIIGGGITNFDVENIVENYHLVIIAMPKTPLIADEKDINESYWYFGNSKDKNRPTLEFQKADYLENYVNRAQKVLKFLNKQKWVDRSKLIVAGSSQGSKVATKIAIANKNVSKLGLFSANPFGRIDQNIREYRKQAEQKQISWEAADKGIEEEYQMFRDAYNPKKLAEKPELLAWKSFSVSLLDDWLQFKKPIYLAYGTHDIASDLNDLVPLYFIKENKDNLTLKRYLNLEHNFFEVENGKPNHEKPHWEEVMNDFVKWTLK; translated from the coding sequence ATGAAGCTTAGAATTAGTTTTTTATGTATAATTCTGTCTCAATTTTTTATCTCTCAACAGGGAAAAATAATCAATAACCAATCAACGGCTTTTGAGGTTTCAAATCAAGATGATACCATTGAGTTTATTGTTTATGATACAAAATTAGATCATAAAAAACCAGTATTCCTGTGGTGTCAAGGTTCTCTGCCCTACCCCATTTATGTCAATTCAAAAGAAGAAGGGCTTTGGATTATTGGTGGCGGAATTACCAATTTTGATGTAGAAAATATTGTAGAAAACTATCATTTAGTGATTATTGCAATGCCAAAAACCCCTTTGATTGCAGACGAAAAAGATATTAACGAATCTTATTGGTATTTTGGAAATTCTAAAGATAAAAATCGACCGACTCTCGAGTTTCAAAAAGCAGATTACTTAGAAAACTATGTAAACCGTGCTCAGAAGGTTCTGAAATTTTTAAATAAACAAAAGTGGGTAGACCGTTCAAAATTAATTGTTGCAGGTTCATCACAAGGTTCAAAAGTAGCAACTAAAATCGCGATTGCCAATAAAAATGTTTCTAAGCTGGGTTTATTTTCAGCCAATCCGTTTGGCAGAATTGATCAGAATATCAGAGAATACCGAAAACAAGCTGAGCAAAAACAAATTTCATGGGAAGCGGCAGACAAAGGAATTGAAGAAGAATATCAAATGTTCAGAGATGCCTACAACCCGAAAAAGCTGGCAGAAAAGCCGGAACTTCTTGCTTGGAAATCTTTCTCAGTTTCTTTATTAGATGATTGGTTACAGTTCAAAAAACCAATTTATTTAGCCTATGGAACCCATGATATTGCAAGTGATTTGAATGACCTTGTTCCGCTTTATTTTATTAAAGAAAACAAAGATAATCTAACCCTTAAAAGATATCTAAATCTCGAACACAATTTCTTTGAAGTAGAAAATGGAAAACCCAATCATGAAAAACCACATTGGGAAGAAGTGATGAATGATTTTGTGAAGTGGACGTTGAAATAA
- a CDS encoding porin family protein has protein sequence MRFSKLIIPLLLVVASTAKSQKFGIKAGANFSSLSKGFDYQDTKILVGANAGVFANIPLFSQFNFKPEVIYNGLGSKVEYAQNQIGSEYTRRLNYISVPLMVEYRFIPKAFLEAGPQLSYMVSAKEKYTLLNGSEATASISKDFINKFDLGIGIGAGYYFTEKIGANIRYVAGITDIYKYNDGDAVRNNNIQLGLMYIIN, from the coding sequence ATGAGATTTTCAAAATTAATTATACCTCTTTTATTAGTTGTGGCAAGTACTGCAAAATCACAAAAATTTGGAATAAAAGCTGGTGCTAATTTTTCAAGTCTTTCTAAAGGATTTGATTATCAGGATACTAAAATTCTTGTAGGAGCTAACGCAGGTGTTTTTGCTAACATACCTCTTTTTAGTCAATTTAACTTCAAACCAGAAGTAATTTATAATGGTTTGGGTTCAAAAGTTGAATATGCCCAAAATCAAATCGGAAGCGAGTACACTAGAAGATTAAATTATATATCGGTTCCCTTAATGGTGGAATACAGATTTATTCCTAAGGCTTTTTTGGAAGCAGGTCCTCAGTTGAGTTATATGGTTAGCGCTAAAGAAAAATACACCTTACTGAATGGATCTGAAGCAACTGCAAGCATTTCCAAAGATTTCATTAACAAGTTTGACCTTGGAATTGGAATTGGAGCAGGATATTATTTTACAGAGAAGATTGGCGCGAATATCCGATATGTTGCAGGAATTACAGATATTTATAAATACAATGATGGTGATGCAGTAAGAAATAATAACATTCAGTTAGGATTGATGTACATTATCAATTAG
- a CDS encoding sulfite exporter TauE/SafE family protein → MEIALIISAIGLGFASGFHCIGMCGPIALSMGLTKKQATNYYLQNLTYQFGRIATYAFLGAILGIIGQGFEMAGFQQYLTIGVGVLLIIMALFSFGGKDFASKIPFISKFLFKIKSNLGKLLQKADYRSRFTTGVLNGFLPCGMVYMALTASLASGGIWQGASFMALFGLGTLPFMFTVVLVGNLISQTFRIKVLKFIPVVMIILGGLFILRGLELGIPYISPPSEAMKVSPEHDVNCHNTDPNHKHNQATCH, encoded by the coding sequence ATGGAAATAGCATTGATTATATCTGCAATTGGTTTAGGCTTCGCATCAGGTTTTCACTGTATCGGAATGTGTGGCCCCATTGCGTTATCAATGGGTTTAACCAAAAAGCAGGCAACGAATTACTACCTTCAGAATCTTACCTATCAGTTTGGCAGAATTGCGACCTATGCATTTTTAGGAGCAATATTAGGAATTATAGGACAAGGATTTGAAATGGCAGGATTTCAGCAATATCTTACGATTGGAGTGGGAGTTTTGCTGATTATTATGGCTTTATTTTCATTTGGCGGAAAAGATTTTGCCTCAAAAATTCCATTTATCTCTAAGTTTCTTTTTAAAATTAAATCAAACTTGGGAAAACTTCTGCAGAAAGCAGATTACCGCTCAAGATTCACTACAGGAGTTCTTAACGGATTTTTACCCTGTGGAATGGTCTACATGGCTCTTACCGCAAGTCTTGCAAGTGGAGGAATCTGGCAAGGAGCTTCTTTTATGGCGCTATTTGGATTGGGAACACTTCCTTTTATGTTTACCGTCGTTTTAGTAGGAAACTTAATTAGTCAGACCTTTAGAATTAAAGTGTTAAAATTCATTCCTGTTGTAATGATTATCCTTGGTGGATTGTTTATTCTAAGAGGTCTCGAACTTGGAATACCCTACATTTCTCCCCCATCGGAAGCAATGAAGGTTTCTCCAGAACATGATGTGAATTGTCATAATACAGACCCGAACCATAAACATAACCAGGCAACCTGTCATTAA
- the serS gene encoding serine--tRNA ligase: MLQVNFLRDNKERVLEGLQKRQFKNLELVDEAIVTDEERKKIQFELDSQLSEINKISKEIGILMKEGKREEAEASKSKTAQFKESSKELQVQLENVEKSLLTILYQIPNVPYELVKAGVAADDNEIIYQSHDVEGLGEGAIPHWELAKKYNLIDFELGVKIAGAGFPVYFGKGARLQRALVQYFLDKNTDAGYLEVNPPHVVNEASGYGTGQLPDKEGQMYYINADDLYLIPTAEVPVTNLYRDVLLDEKDLPIMNTAFSQCYRREAGSYGAHVRGLNRLHQFEKVEIVRLEKPENSYAVLEEMVEHIKSILEDLELPYRVLRLCGGDTGFAAAMTYDFEVWSAAQEKWLEVSSVSNFETFQANRLKCRYKTDGKSQLVHTLNGSAMALPRIMAALLENNQTAEGIKLPKKIAEYARFELIN; the protein is encoded by the coding sequence ATGTTACAGGTTAATTTTTTGCGCGACAATAAAGAACGCGTTTTAGAAGGTCTTCAAAAAAGACAATTCAAGAATCTTGAGTTGGTAGACGAGGCTATCGTTACCGATGAAGAAAGGAAAAAAATTCAGTTTGAATTAGATTCACAACTTTCCGAAATCAATAAAATTTCCAAAGAAATTGGTATTTTAATGAAAGAAGGAAAAAGAGAAGAAGCTGAAGCATCCAAATCTAAAACAGCACAGTTTAAAGAGTCGAGTAAAGAATTACAGGTACAGCTTGAAAACGTTGAAAAATCTTTGCTTACTATTTTATATCAGATTCCAAATGTGCCTTACGAATTGGTAAAAGCTGGAGTTGCTGCAGATGATAACGAAATTATTTATCAGTCTCATGATGTAGAAGGTTTAGGTGAAGGGGCAATTCCTCACTGGGAACTGGCAAAAAAATACAATTTGATTGATTTTGAATTGGGAGTTAAAATTGCAGGAGCTGGTTTTCCTGTATATTTCGGGAAAGGAGCAAGATTGCAGAGAGCTTTAGTTCAATATTTCTTAGATAAAAATACAGATGCAGGTTATCTGGAAGTGAATCCGCCACACGTTGTGAATGAAGCTTCAGGTTATGGAACAGGTCAGTTGCCGGATAAAGAAGGACAAATGTATTACATCAACGCAGATGATTTATATTTGATTCCTACAGCGGAAGTGCCGGTAACGAATTTATACCGTGATGTTTTGTTGGATGAAAAAGATCTTCCAATTATGAATACTGCATTTTCTCAGTGTTATAGAAGAGAAGCTGGAAGTTACGGAGCTCATGTAAGAGGTCTGAACCGCCTTCACCAGTTTGAGAAAGTAGAAATTGTAAGATTAGAGAAACCTGAGAATTCTTATGCTGTTTTAGAAGAAATGGTAGAGCATATCAAGTCTATTTTAGAAGATCTTGAGTTGCCGTACAGAGTTTTAAGGCTTTGTGGTGGAGATACAGGTTTTGCTGCTGCCATGACTTATGATTTTGAAGTGTGGAGCGCTGCTCAGGAAAAATGGTTGGAGGTAAGCTCAGTTTCTAATTTTGAAACCTTCCAGGCAAATAGATTGAAATGTCGTTACAAAACAGATGGAAAATCTCAGTTGGTGCATACGTTAAATGGTTCTGCAATGGCATTGCCAAGAATTATGGCTGCTTTGCTTGAAAATAATCAAACTGCAGAAGGAATTAAATTGCCAAAGAAAATCGCTGAATATGCGAGATTTGAATTGATTAACTAA
- a CDS encoding FixH family protein yields the protein MKNFTWGHGVFLALASFIIFILSMIFLFPNGQKNSEMVTDKYYEEELLYQSVIDAKKRADELEEKPTYSQSPEGIKLTFPKDIDNSNSVVSFVLNRSDDQNLDVKKTVKLDANKAFIIPSAVLKHGNYTLRLHWIKDKIDYRLDYDVIWK from the coding sequence ATGAAAAATTTCACTTGGGGACACGGCGTTTTTTTAGCATTAGCCTCATTTATTATATTTATTTTATCAATGATTTTTCTTTTTCCAAACGGACAGAAAAACTCAGAAATGGTAACCGACAAGTATTACGAAGAAGAACTTCTTTACCAATCTGTAATTGATGCTAAAAAAAGAGCAGATGAGCTTGAAGAAAAACCAACGTATTCTCAATCACCTGAAGGAATTAAATTAACATTTCCGAAAGATATCGACAACTCAAATTCTGTGGTAAGTTTTGTGCTGAACAGGTCTGATGACCAGAATTTAGATGTTAAAAAAACGGTAAAATTAGATGCAAATAAAGCGTTTATCATTCCTTCTGCAGTTTTGAAACACGGAAATTATACCTTAAGACTTCATTGGATTAAAGATAAAATCGACTACAGACTTGATTATGATGTGATATGGAAATAG
- the ccoG gene encoding cytochrome c oxidase accessory protein CcoG, whose protein sequence is MSKIDEDITRGGQGQVLDPETYRDSIGTMEQSGKRRWVFPKKPKGKYTNYRNLVSYILLLVYFAVPFIKVNGNPFFLFNVIDREFFIAGQPFYPQDFFILTLGAIASLIFIIIFTIAFGRIFCGWICPQTIFMESIFRKIEYLIEGDRNKQMKLDRQEWNSEKIWKRSLKWSVYVIISLIITHFMFMYIVGYQQVFSIVSEGPFAHPTNFIVMILFTAAFYFVFAWFREQVCTLVCPYGRLQGVLIDKETINVFYDFKRGENRSKWRKGEDRKAEGKGDCIDCHQCVVVCPTGIDIRDGQQLECVNCTACIDACDEVMEKVGLPKGLVRYASEKEIETGAPYKFTGRMKGFAIVLVLLVGFLGYLLSSRGEMEAKFIKPAGSTFFVKEGKIINTYNYTFLNKTNDKKIVTIKVIDPAHAEVGYSASSKIIVERDKISKGTINISFPEAEMNLSKQNITIGVYDMKGKLIDSYQTYFEGPFKLQF, encoded by the coding sequence ATGTCAAAAATAGATGAAGACATCACTCGCGGTGGGCAGGGACAGGTTTTAGACCCTGAAACCTATAGAGATTCTATAGGCACCATGGAACAATCCGGAAAAAGAAGATGGGTTTTTCCAAAAAAACCAAAAGGTAAATACACCAACTACAGAAATCTCGTAAGTTATATTCTGCTCTTGGTCTATTTTGCCGTTCCTTTTATAAAAGTTAACGGAAATCCTTTCTTTTTGTTTAACGTTATCGATAGAGAATTCTTTATTGCAGGACAGCCTTTTTATCCGCAAGATTTTTTCATCCTTACCTTAGGTGCTATTGCATCTCTTATTTTCATTATTATTTTTACGATTGCGTTCGGAAGAATTTTCTGCGGGTGGATTTGTCCTCAGACAATTTTTATGGAATCTATCTTTCGTAAAATAGAATACCTGATTGAAGGAGACAGAAATAAGCAAATGAAGTTGGACAGACAAGAGTGGAACTCAGAAAAAATCTGGAAGAGAAGCTTAAAATGGTCAGTTTACGTGATTATTTCATTAATCATTACCCATTTTATGTTTATGTACATCGTGGGCTATCAGCAAGTATTTAGCATTGTTTCTGAAGGACCATTTGCCCATCCTACCAACTTTATCGTAATGATTTTATTTACGGCAGCTTTTTACTTTGTATTTGCATGGTTCAGAGAGCAGGTTTGTACATTGGTTTGCCCATACGGAAGATTACAGGGAGTTTTAATAGACAAAGAAACCATCAACGTATTTTACGATTTTAAAAGGGGTGAAAACCGTTCTAAATGGAGAAAAGGTGAAGACCGAAAAGCGGAAGGAAAAGGAGATTGCATCGACTGTCACCAATGTGTTGTCGTTTGCCCTACCGGAATTGACATCAGAGACGGACAACAGTTAGAATGCGTTAACTGTACCGCTTGTATCGATGCTTGTGACGAAGTCATGGAAAAAGTAGGTCTGCCAAAAGGTTTGGTACGATATGCATCCGAAAAAGAAATAGAAACCGGAGCTCCGTATAAATTTACAGGAAGAATGAAAGGTTTCGCCATTGTTTTGGTTTTATTGGTAGGATTTTTAGGATATCTACTTTCAAGCCGAGGTGAGATGGAAGCAAAATTCATCAAACCGGCAGGGAGCACATTCTTTGTAAAAGAAGGGAAAATCATCAATACCTATAACTATACTTTCCTTAATAAAACCAACGATAAAAAGATTGTTACCATTAAAGTAATAGACCCTGCTCATGCAGAAGTTGGGTACAGCGCATCAAGCAAAATTATAGTTGAGCGTGATAAAATCTCAAAAGGAACCATCAACATCAGCTTTCCGGAAGCGGAAATGAATTTGTCTAAACAGAACATTACCATCGGCGTTTATGATATGAAAGGAAAGTTAATCGATTCTTATCAAACGTATTTCGAAGGACCTTTTAAATTACAGTTTTAA
- a CDS encoding cbb3-type cytochrome oxidase subunit 3, which yields MIPQNFKDILSNTENAGLYQTLALIFFMLFFVALIIYVFSRPKKYYKEEEQAPLGDDEDDFNLKN from the coding sequence ATGATTCCTCAAAACTTTAAAGATATTTTATCCAATACTGAAAATGCAGGTTTGTATCAAACATTGGCTCTGATTTTCTTTATGTTGTTTTTCGTAGCTTTGATAATCTATGTTTTTAGCAGGCCTAAAAAATATTACAAAGAAGAAGAGCAAGCTCCACTTGGGGATGACGAAGATGATTTTAATTTAAAAAATTAA
- a CDS encoding c-type cytochrome: MRQRTPVVVNILIITVLLVIFYYLFVQSYSFLASPYFWGTVVISAILAYIHGAIGDLIENNKFKKLTAEEKAAYLAEKKIPFLRRQYEAAFKKQSDSHEKDILIDHGFDGIMELDNQLPKWWLGLFYFGTVFCIVYICAYAFTDFAHPISEYDAEYKEQMAAIEIYNQSQPPITIETAVFSEDNIAAGEEIFKSNCVSCHSDGGKGGIGPNLTDNFWHNQPEKTLFKNIFHVVDNGVTGTAMQAWGKNGVLTGTDIQNVAAYVYSINQLKKPITPKDGGAPPYGDEAHWEKQ; this comes from the coding sequence ATGAGACAAAGAACACCGGTTGTTGTAAACATTTTAATAATAACAGTATTATTAGTAATATTTTATTATTTATTTGTTCAGAGCTACTCGTTTTTAGCTTCACCATATTTCTGGGGAACTGTTGTAATCAGTGCTATCTTAGCATACATTCACGGTGCCATCGGAGATTTGATTGAGAACAATAAATTTAAAAAATTAACGGCTGAAGAAAAGGCTGCTTATTTAGCAGAAAAGAAAATTCCTTTCCTAAGAAGACAATATGAAGCTGCTTTCAAAAAGCAATCAGACTCTCACGAGAAAGATATTTTGATTGACCACGGTTTCGACGGGATTATGGAATTGGATAATCAATTACCAAAATGGTGGTTAGGTTTATTCTATTTCGGAACTGTATTCTGTATCGTTTATATCTGTGCATACGCTTTTACAGACTTTGCACACCCAATAAGCGAATATGATGCTGAATATAAAGAGCAAATGGCAGCGATTGAAATTTACAACCAAAGCCAGCCGCCGATTACTATAGAAACGGCAGTTTTCTCTGAAGACAATATCGCAGCAGGTGAAGAAATCTTCAAAAGTAACTGTGTATCTTGTCACTCAGACGGTGGTAAAGGAGGTATTGGACCTAACTTGACAGATAATTTCTGGCATAACCAACCTGAGAAAACATTATTCAAAAACATTTTCCATGTTGTAGATAATGGGGTTACAGGAACAGCAATGCAGGCTTGGGGTAAAAATGGAGTATTAACAGGTACAGACATTCAGAATGTTGCCGCTTATGTTTACTCTATCAACCAGCTTAAAAAGCCGATTACTCCTAAAGACGGAGGTGCACCACCATACGGTGATGAGGCTCATTGGGAAAAACAGTAA